Proteins encoded by one window of Manihot esculenta cultivar AM560-2 chromosome 10, M.esculenta_v8, whole genome shotgun sequence:
- the LOC110624498 gene encoding endoplasmic reticulum metallopeptidase 1, translating into MRSNLNYCSSISKPSTTGSSNIVEDDGLISGKKRRSGFVLLVLFGVFIYSWAVFRYRFQRLPSPLTAEQAGESGFSEVEARKHVQALTQLGPHPVGSDTLDLPWQHVLTAAENIRKTAHRGVAVQVEHFHAKAGANRLDSGFSKGKTLVYSDLKHVIIRILPKSTSEAGENGIASEAAENAILVSAHIDTVIAGEGAGDDSSSVAVMLELARGISQEAHGFKNGVIFLFNTGEEEGLNGAHSFITQHPWSKTIRMAIDLEAMGVGGKSGIFQAGPNPFAIENFALAAKYPSGDIVEQDLFATGFSSATDFQVYREVAGLSGLDFAFIDNTAVYHTKNDKLEFLKPGSLQHLGENMLAFLLQIGPTSHLPKGNTMKEEEKSGQDTAVFFDILGTYMIVYRQSFASVLHNLVIAISLIIWNASLLLGGYPAAISFGLSILSVILMLIFSISFSVLVAFILLLISSSPVPYVASPWLLVGLFAAPALIGAMTGQHFGYHLLQIYLSNVYPKKKQLSSVNQADWAKLEAERWLFKAGFILWLVVLSLGNYYKIGSSYIALFWLVLPAFAYLLVEATPTPAPSPMPLRLATLLMGLPLPITIAAGTIIRLAATIIGNLIRSDRNPGGSPEWLGSVKLAVFVAVVICFTMVYVLSYVHLSGAIRTIILGTSILFGFSLILVLSGATPPFTEDTVRTLNVVHIVNTTGSYGNKQHHNSYVSLFSGTPGKLTKEVKYIGEGFSCGGDKVVDFVNFFAKYSCWSHEDTEGGWDDSDIPTLHVHSDTNGDERKTKVSIDTKVSKRWSLAINTNEVEDFTLKANSKELVPFGNKSSVDGWHIIQFSGGKRSPRKFKLTLFWAKKPTKSAHSVDEQATEKQQPLLKLRTDVNRLTPKAERVLRKFPKWCSQFGKSTSPYNLAFFTSLPVMNHGSRIAWADRQPGSSKVYVRRKDESAKEASDASRSAMPSERRWSSY; encoded by the exons TGGAAGATGATGGTTTGATTAGTGGAAAGAAGAGAAGGTCAGGATTTGTGTTGCTGGTGTTGTTTGGAGTATTTATATACTCATGGGCTGTTTTCCGTTACCGGTTCCAGAGATTGCCGTCGCCTCTCACAGCTGAGCAGGCCGGCGAGAGTGGCTTTTCTGAAGTGGAGGCTAGGAAGCATGTCCAAGCCTTGACTCAATTGGGCCCTCACCCTGTTGGGTCTGATACTCTTGACCTTCCTTGGCAG CACGTTTTGACAGCAGCAGAAAATATTAGGAAAACAGCTCACAGGGGTGTTGCTGTCCAAGTGGAGCATTTCCATGCAAAAGCTGGCGCAAATCGTCTGGACAGTGGCTTCTCTAAGGGGAAAACACTTGTTTATTCAGATCTTAAGCACGTAATTATAAGAATCTTGCCAAAAAGTACATCTGAAGCAGGAGAAAATGGTATTGCATCTGAAGCAGCAGAGAATGCTATTCTCGTCTCTGCTCACATTGATACTGTAATCGCAGG GGAAGGGGCTGGAGATGACAGTTCTTCTGTGGCTGTTATGTTGGAACTTGCTCGGGGGATTTCTCAGGAGGCTCATGGTTTCAAGAATGgcgtaatatttttatttaatactgGCGAAGAGGAGGGTCTAAATGGTGCTCATAGCTTTATAACTCAG CATCCGTGGAGTAAAACTATTCGTATGGCTATTGATTTGGAAGCCATGGGTGTTGGAGGAAAGTCTGGCATTTTTCAG GCTGGTCCGAATCCATTTGCTATAGAGAACTTTGCATTGGCAGCAAAATACCCATCTGGTGATATTGTAGAACAG GATCTTTTTGCAACCGGATTCAGTTCTGCTACAGATTTCCAAGTTTACCGAGAGGTTGCTGGTCTTTCAGGGCTTGACTTTGCCTTCATAGATAACACTGCTGTATATCACACTAAG AATGATAAATTGGAGTTCCTCAAACCTGGATCTCTTCAGCATCTTGGGGAGAACATGCTTGCTTTTTTGCTTCAGATAGGTCCAACATCTCATCTTCCGAAAGGCAACACAATGAAAGAAGAGGAAAAAAGTGGACAGGACACTGCTGTATTTTTTGACATTTTG GGGACATACATGATTGTATACAGGCAAAGTTTTGCAAGCGTGCTTCACAATTTGGTGATAGCGATATCACTTAtaatatggaatgcatcattgcttTTGGGTGGTTATCCAGCTGCTATTTCATTTGGCTTGTCAATTCTCAGTGTTATCCTTATGTTGATATTTTCAATAAGTTTCTCTGTTCTTGTGGCCTTCATTCTACTGCTAATATCTTCATCACCAGTGCCCTATGTTGCAAGCCCATGGTTATTAGTTGGGCTATTTGCCGCACCCGCACTCATAGGAGCAATGACTGGCCAACATTTTGGTTACCATCTTCTTCAAATATATTTGTCAAATGTATACCCCAAGAAAAAGCAGCTTTCATCTGTTAACCAAGCTGACTGGGCCAAGTTAGAGGCTGAAAGATGGTTGTTTAAGGCTGGTTTTATTCTGTGGCTTGTTGTTCTGAGCTTGGGAAACTATTACAAAATCGGATCATCTTACATTGCACTCTTTTGGTTGGTTCTACCAGCATTTGCAT ACCTCTTGGTTGAAGCAACTCCAACCCCTGCTCCTTCTCCAATGCCTCTCAGACTTGCAACTTTATTGATGGGTTTGCCTTTACCAATTACAATTGCTGCAGGAACGATTATTCGGTTGGCTGCCACAATAATTGGGAATCTGATTCGATCTGATAG GAACCCAGGTGGCAGTCCAGAGTGGCTAGGAAGTGTAAAACTTGCCGTTTTTGTTGCTGTTGTCATATGCTTCACCATGGTTTATGTGTTATCATACGTCCATCTTTCAG GTGCAATAAGAACAATCATCCTTGGAACTAGTATCCTGTTCGGATTCTCACTCATTTTAGTATTATCTGGTGCCACTCCTCCTTTTACCGAAGACACTGTGAGAACTCTCAAT GTTGTGCACATTGTGAATACAACAGGAAGCTATGGTAATAAGCAACATCATAACTCATATGTGTCTCTATTTTCCGGGACACCTGGAAAGTTGACAAAGGAGGTTAAATACATTGGAGAAGGATTCTCTTGTGGGGGAGACAAGGTCGttgattttgttaatttttttgcGAAATATAGTTGTTGGAGCCATGAGGACACTGAAGGTGGATGGGATGACTCAGATATTCCTACATTGCATGTTCATAGTGATACAAATGGAGATGAACGAAAAACTAAAGTTTCAATTGATACGAAAGTTTCTAAACGCTGGTCTCTTGCAATTAATACTAATGAAGTAGAAGATTTTACTTTGAAAG CAAATTCAAAAGAATTAGTTCCATTTGGCAACAAGAGCAGCGTAGATGGATGGCATATAATTCAGTTTTCAGGAGGAAAAAGATCTCCTAGAAAGTTTAAGCTAACCCTTTTCTGGGCAAAGAAACCTACGAAGTCTGCTCACAGTGTGGATGAACAAGCAACAGAGAAGCAGCAGCCTTTGTTAAAGCTCAGAACAGATGTTAACAGATTAACTCCAAAAGCTGAAAGAGTTCTGAGGAAATTCCCTAAATGGTGTTCTCAGTTTGGGAAGTCCACATCTCCCTACAATCTAGCATTTTTTACCAGTCTTCCTGTTATGAATCATGGCAGCAGAATCGCTTGGGCCGATAGACAACCTGGTTCTTCCAAGGTTTATGTTAGGAGAAAGGATGAGTCAGCAAAAGAAGCTTCTGATGCCTCCAGGTCAGCAATGCCGTCGGAAAGGAGATGGAGTAGTTACTGA